GCGCGGCACCAAGCGTGACGACGTGGAGCGCGGCCAGGTGCTGTGCAAGCCGGGTTCGATCAAGCCGCACACCGAGTTCGAAGCCGAGGTGTACGTGCTGTCGAAGGACGAGGGCGGCCGCCACACCCCGTTCTTCAAGGGCTACCGTCCGCAGTTCTACTTCCGCACCACCGACATCACCGGCGCCTGCGAGCTGCCGGAAGGTGTGGAGATGGTGATGCCGGGCGACAACGTGAAGATGGTGGTCACGCTGATCAACCCGGTGGCGATGGACGAAGGCCTGCGTTTCGCGATCCGCGAAGGTGGCCGCACCGTCGGCGCCGGCGTGGTCGCCAAGATCATCAAGTAATGCCCGCTCCGGCGACTTCGGTCGCCGGAGTTTGACGATGTGCAGGCGGCTTCGGCCGTCGGGTTCAGCGAAGGGCGGGCCGGAACCTTCGGTCCGCCTTCGCCGTCTAAGGGAAGTGCAGCGTTCGTTACTACACGCCAGTAGCTCAATTGGCAGAGCAGCGGTCTCCAAAACCGCAGGTTGGGGGTTCGAGTCCCTCCTGGCGTGCCAATCTGCCGCTCCCTATCCAGTGACCTTGGTCGCATAGCCGCAAGAGTCGGATGAACAGCAAGATCGAGCATTCCAAAGGCACCACCGCTTCCTCAGGCGGCGATATCGTCAAGTACGTCATCGCTGCACTGCTGGTGGTCGCTGGCCTGTTTGTCTGGTTCTGGTTCGGCGAGCCGAGTCGTGCGACGCAGTTGGGGAGCTGGTCCGGTCCGTTGCGTGGCCTGGCGGTCATCGTCGGCCTGGTCGCTGCGGCCGCGGTGTTTCTGCTGACCGCCAAGGGGCGCGAGTCCCGCGAGTTCATTTCCGAATCCCGGTTCGAACTGCGCAAGGTGGTCTGGCCGACCCGTCAGGAAGCGATCCGCACCACCTGGGTCGTGATCGTGGTGGTGATCATTCTGAGTCTGCTGCTGGGCGGGTTCGATTTCCTGATCCAGAAGCTGATGCAGTGGTTCGTGAGTCGTTGAGGAGAGTGCAGCAGTGAAGCGTTGGTATGTCGTTCACGCCTATTCAGGCTTCGAGAAGTCCGTGGCCCAAGCGCTGCGCGACCGCATTGTGCGTGACGAGATGCAGGAGCGCTTCGGCGACGTGCTGGTGCCGACCGAGGAAGTGATCGAGATGCGCTCCGGCCAGAAGCGCCGTTCCGAGCGCAAGTTCTTCCCGGGCTACGTGCTGGTGCAGATCGAGACCCACGAAGAAGCCGGTATCCCGCGCATCGACAACGAAAGCTGGCATCTGGTCAAGGAAACCTCGAAGGTGATGGGGTTCATCGGCGGGACCGCCGATCGCCCGCTGCCGATCCGCGACGAAGAGGCCGATGCGATCCTGCAGCGCGTTCAGGATGGCGTGGAGAAGCCGCGTCCGAAGGTGCTGTTCGAGCCGGGCCAGATGGTCCGGGTCACCGATGGTCCGTTCAACGACTTCAACGGCGTGGTCGAGGAAGTCAACTACGAGAAGAGCCGCCTGCGCGTCGCAGTGCTGATCTTCGGCCGCTCCACCCCGGTGGAGCTGGAATTCGGCCAGGTCGAGAAGGCCTGAGCCCGCGCCGGCGCGGCTGCGCCGGACGCCAGAATCTCTGCTATACTGCGCGGCTCGCTGTCCAGGCTCGCCGCCTGGCAGGACCGGAAGCCGCCGCAAGGCGGCTTTCTGCGCACTTCAAACGTGATGGCGGGACACGTGATTTTCCCGTCGCGATGGGGAGCCTGCAGGTTGGGCGCTAGCACCCGGAGACCACTAAAATGGCAAAGAAAGTAGTCGGTTACATCAAGCTGCAGGTGAAGGCCGGTCAGGCCAACCCCTCGCCGCCGGTCGGTCCTGCGCTGGGTCAGCGCGGCCTGAACATCATGGAATTCTGCAAGGCGTTCAATGCCGCCACGCAGAAGCTGGAGCCGGGCCTGCCCACTCCGGTCATCATCACGGCCTATTCGGACCGTACCTTCACCTTCATCACCAAGAGCACTCCTGCGAGCGTGCTGCTGAAGAAGGCCGCAGGCGTCACCTCCGGTTCCAAGCGCCCGAACACCGAAAAGGTG
This sequence is a window from Xanthomonas sp. CFBP 8443. Protein-coding genes within it:
- the secE gene encoding preprotein translocase subunit SecE, which translates into the protein MNSKIEHSKGTTASSGGDIVKYVIAALLVVAGLFVWFWFGEPSRATQLGSWSGPLRGLAVIVGLVAAAAVFLLTAKGRESREFISESRFELRKVVWPTRQEAIRTTWVVIVVVIILSLLLGGFDFLIQKLMQWFVSR
- the nusG gene encoding transcription termination/antitermination protein NusG; protein product: MKRWYVVHAYSGFEKSVAQALRDRIVRDEMQERFGDVLVPTEEVIEMRSGQKRRSERKFFPGYVLVQIETHEEAGIPRIDNESWHLVKETSKVMGFIGGTADRPLPIRDEEADAILQRVQDGVEKPRPKVLFEPGQMVRVTDGPFNDFNGVVEEVNYEKSRLRVAVLIFGRSTPVELEFGQVEKA
- the rplK gene encoding 50S ribosomal protein L11, which translates into the protein MAKKVVGYIKLQVKAGQANPSPPVGPALGQRGLNIMEFCKAFNAATQKLEPGLPTPVIITAYSDRTFTFITKSTPASVLLKKAAGVTSGSKRPNTEKVGKVTRKQLEEIAKAKEADLTAAELEAAVRTIAGSARSMGLTVEG